The following proteins are co-located in the Rhizobium sp. NLR16a genome:
- a CDS encoding ABC transporter ATP-binding protein, which translates to MLKVDHASVFFSARDGRTVHALDRVSFDIPERGFVVALGASGCGKSTLLNAIAGFLPLSDGRITLDGRSVERPGADRGVVFQKDSLLPWKSVVDNVALGLKFAGVGRKERQAQALELLRLVGLHEFASAFPYELSGGMRQRVGIARALATNPDILLMDEPFGALDSLTREQMQELLVSVWNKTAKKVFFITHSIEEALFLGTQVLVMSPRPGRVVARFDLDFVTRFAETGDARSIKASPEFAELRQQIRAILHSNEDLRSVA; encoded by the coding sequence ATGCTCAAAGTCGATCACGCCAGCGTTTTCTTCTCCGCCCGCGACGGGCGGACCGTTCACGCGCTCGATCGCGTGTCTTTCGATATTCCCGAACGCGGTTTTGTCGTCGCACTCGGAGCCTCGGGCTGCGGTAAGTCGACCCTTCTTAACGCGATTGCCGGCTTTCTTCCGCTTTCGGATGGCCGGATCACGCTCGATGGCCGCAGCGTCGAACGTCCGGGCGCCGACCGCGGCGTCGTCTTCCAGAAGGACTCGCTGCTGCCTTGGAAGTCAGTCGTCGACAATGTCGCGCTCGGGCTAAAATTCGCCGGCGTAGGCCGGAAGGAGCGGCAAGCGCAGGCGCTGGAGCTGCTGCGGCTCGTCGGTCTCCACGAGTTCGCCAGCGCCTTTCCCTACGAATTGTCGGGCGGCATGCGTCAGCGCGTCGGCATCGCGCGGGCTCTGGCCACCAATCCCGACATCCTGCTGATGGACGAACCGTTCGGCGCGCTCGACAGCTTGACGCGCGAGCAGATGCAGGAATTGCTGGTTTCCGTCTGGAACAAGACGGCAAAGAAAGTTTTCTTCATCACCCATTCGATCGAAGAGGCTCTGTTCCTCGGCACGCAGGTGCTCGTCATGTCGCCTCGGCCGGGGCGCGTCGTCGCCCGCTTCGACCTCGACTTCGTCACACGCTTTGCCGAAACAGGAGATGCCCGCTCGATCAAGGCCTCGCCAGAATTTGCCGAGTTGCGCCAGCAGATACGCGCCATTCTCCACAGCAACGAAGATTTGAGGAGCGTCGCATGA
- a CDS encoding ABC transporter permease subunit — MSDITQAPPIAAHTEDRQVKLVKMADFGAGEKSTVAISVATALAILLLWWSVAALGVVPHLFLPRPDEVLTQIGVIYHDGYAGASLFDHVFASLFRIILAALIAISAGIPLGLLMGLNRWAKGVLDAPIEFYWPLPPLSYLPLMIIWLGIGETSKITLLVLAMFAPICLSAQAGVRSLPIERVNAARSLGASRLQLFLDIVLPSALPEILTGIRIALGVGWSTLVAAELIASTRGIGFMIMSASQFLATDVVFVGIAIIAICAFTFSAAIRFLEAFLVPWKGKL; from the coding sequence ATGAGCGATATAACACAGGCTCCGCCGATTGCGGCTCACACCGAGGATCGCCAGGTCAAGCTGGTAAAAATGGCCGACTTCGGCGCAGGCGAGAAATCGACGGTGGCCATCAGCGTCGCCACCGCCCTGGCCATACTGCTGCTGTGGTGGTCCGTCGCCGCGCTCGGCGTCGTTCCCCACCTGTTTCTGCCGCGTCCGGACGAGGTGCTGACGCAGATCGGCGTCATCTATCATGACGGTTATGCCGGGGCATCGCTCTTCGACCATGTCTTTGCGAGCCTGTTCCGCATCATCCTCGCCGCCCTCATCGCGATATCCGCCGGCATTCCGCTCGGCTTGCTCATGGGGCTTAACCGCTGGGCAAAAGGCGTGCTCGACGCGCCGATCGAATTCTACTGGCCGCTTCCACCCCTTTCCTACCTGCCGCTGATGATCATCTGGCTCGGCATCGGAGAGACGTCGAAGATCACGCTCCTGGTGCTTGCGATGTTCGCACCGATCTGCCTCTCGGCTCAGGCCGGCGTTCGGTCGTTGCCGATCGAGCGCGTCAACGCCGCCCGTTCGCTCGGAGCAAGCCGGCTGCAGCTCTTCCTGGACATTGTCCTGCCCTCGGCCCTGCCCGAGATCCTCACCGGCATCCGCATCGCGCTCGGTGTCGGCTGGAGCACGCTGGTTGCGGCCGAACTGATCGCCTCCACCCGCGGCATCGGCTTCATGATCATGTCGGCTTCGCAGTTCCTGGCAACTGACGTCGTGTTTGTCGGCATCGCCATCATCGCGATCTGCGCCTTCACATTTTCGGCCGCCATCCGCTTCCTCGAGGCCTTCCTCGTTCCGTGGAAAGGCAAGCTTTGA
- the tauA gene encoding taurine ABC transporter substrate-binding protein → MNFRNFIAAIAVGVGTLATAVVAEAADKKVVVGYQTDALPSSVAIANGEFAKTTGYDIDFRRFNSGAEIFAAVASGDVQVGYVGSSPFAAAVSRGLEVKAFYLASISGIDEALVVRNGSGIESLNDLKGKKLAAAPVSTDHYQLLALIKSLGLTEKDVQVFAIPQPEIVASYNRGDIDGGFVWDPALTELKKNGKVLVTSKDVADKGAPTFSAWVATSKFAADNPDFLKSFASVVTKYYASFAADKAAWGPDSDNAKSLAKLLGGTPEQQASALKNLTLLTPEVQASDAWLGGGEKAGAGKILKDTASFLKEQGKVSGVLDNYGSFVTVDALAGATN, encoded by the coding sequence ATGAATTTCAGAAATTTCATTGCCGCGATCGCCGTCGGCGTCGGAACTCTTGCAACGGCTGTCGTCGCTGAAGCGGCCGACAAGAAGGTCGTCGTCGGCTATCAAACTGATGCGCTACCGTCATCGGTCGCGATCGCCAATGGTGAATTTGCCAAGACGACGGGATACGATATCGACTTCCGCAGGTTCAATTCGGGCGCTGAGATCTTTGCCGCCGTTGCCTCGGGCGATGTCCAGGTCGGCTATGTCGGCTCCAGCCCGTTCGCGGCCGCGGTATCACGCGGGCTCGAGGTCAAAGCCTTCTACTTGGCGTCCATCTCGGGGATCGACGAGGCTCTTGTCGTCCGTAACGGCTCCGGCATCGAAAGCCTGAACGATCTGAAGGGCAAGAAGCTTGCCGCCGCGCCCGTGTCGACGGATCACTATCAGCTGCTGGCGCTGATCAAATCGCTGGGCCTGACCGAAAAAGACGTCCAGGTCTTCGCCATCCCCCAGCCGGAAATCGTTGCCAGCTATAATCGCGGCGATATCGACGGCGGCTTCGTCTGGGATCCGGCGCTGACAGAGTTGAAAAAGAACGGCAAGGTCCTTGTGACCTCCAAGGACGTGGCGGACAAGGGTGCACCGACCTTTTCCGCCTGGGTTGCGACCTCGAAGTTCGCCGCCGACAATCCGGATTTCCTCAAGAGCTTCGCTTCGGTCGTCACCAAATACTACGCATCCTTCGCGGCGGACAAAGCCGCCTGGGGTCCCGACAGCGACAATGCCAAGTCACTCGCCAAGCTTCTCGGCGGAACGCCCGAGCAGCAGGCCTCGGCCCTGAAGAACCTGACGCTTCTTACGCCCGAAGTCCAGGCATCGGACGCCTGGCTCGGCGGCGGAGAAAAGGCGGGGGCCGGCAAGATCCTCAAGGACACGGCATCCTTCCTGAAGGAGCAGGGCAAGGTGTCCGGCGTGCTGGACAATTACGGCAGCTTCGTCACCGTCGACGCGCTCGCCGGCGCCACAAACTGA